Sequence from the Litorilinea aerophila genome:
TTCGACTGGGAGCCGGACGTATGAGCCAGAATGGACGCTACCGATACCCCCTGATGGACCATGCCCGGGAGTCCCTGCAGGCTGCCAGCGGCCGCAAGCTCAACGACATCGACCTGGAGGCTGCCGCTGCCGGCGAGCTAAATCCGGCCGACCTCCAGGTGGGGGCAGAGACCCTGCGGGCCCAGGCTGCCATTGCCGCCGAGGCCGGATTCCCCGAGCTGGCGGCCAACCTGACCCGGGCGGCCGAGCTGACCGCGGTGCCCAACGAGGAGCTGC
This genomic interval carries:
- a CDS encoding diol dehydratase small subunit, with the protein product MSQNGRYRYPLMDHARESLQAASGRKLNDIDLEAAAAGELNPADLQVGAETLRAQAAIAAEAGFPELAANLTRAAELTAVPNEELLRMYERLRPGRSTYDELLEMAHTLEETYQAPVTAAFVREAAHVYRLRGLLKRT